A window of the Helianthus annuus cultivar XRQ/B chromosome 4, HanXRQr2.0-SUNRISE, whole genome shotgun sequence genome harbors these coding sequences:
- the LOC110935652 gene encoding late embryogenesis abundant protein Dc3 — protein MASNEQNFKAGEVKGRTEEKTGQMMGNVKDKAQQGKDKTSGAAGSAWDKTKESADQTGSYVSEKTGAARDKMGQMGQATKDKASDVAQSTKETAQAGTEKTGGIMQQTGEKVKGMAQGAADAVKSTFGMGGKDEDEEFEGGVGGGRTTKTTTTTRRVVP, from the coding sequence ATGGCATCAAACGAGCAAAACTTCAAAGCCGGAGAAGTCAAAGGCCGAACCGAAGAAAAAACCGGTCAAATGATGGGAAACGTCAAGGACAAAGCACAACAAGGAAAAGACAAGACTTCCGGCGCGGCTGGCTCGGCTTGGGACAAGACCAAGGAGTCAGCCGACCAGACCGGAAGTTACGTGTCCGAAAAAACCGGAGCGGCGCGCGACAAGATGGGCCAGATGGGCCAAGCCACGAAAGACAAGGCGTCGGATGTGGCGCAGTCGACTAAGGAAACGGCGCAAGCCGGGACGGAGAAAACCGGGGGGATAATGCAACAAACCGGGGAGAAAGTGAAGGGTATGGCGCAAGGAGCTGCGGATGCGGTTAAGAGTACTTTTGGGATGGGGGGAAAGGATGAGGATGAGGAGTTTGAGGGTGGTGTGGGTGGTGGTAGGACCACCAAGACTACCACCACCACCAGGAGGGTGGTTCCATAG
- the LOC110932829 gene encoding uncharacterized protein LOC110932829, whose protein sequence is MSHQEITRLTEAEWLAHASRVRARHEVLRYQHGEGASGRDLPNGCTYQFFLECNPPNFGGTGGAIAFVKWAENVDVVVRMSGCTPEQQVPYISGLLQDGALLWWDRKVRELDEAVAYAMSWSELKEIMRKEYCSQKDIQGLELEFRELQKEGPDVVKHVKRLYDLSRVIPYLVEPELKRMEQSIWELTPQALSLMMASTPPSPVIAHVTGLELTKEAFRLVKLSIPDEKKETTMETSGKNKRKLGKSQGGDQAKERRRAKKGKMYLGNLPKCEVCQRHHKGKCSNRKCDNCGKRGHDRETCWQETKRGKEGCNCGGMGHLGKDCPRETNQDHEEASNTGASKACQDPDMVTGTFFVNPRSCIHVI, encoded by the exons ATGTCGCATCAAGAGATCACCCGACTGACTGAGGCAGAATGGTTAGCGCACGCCTCTCGAGTCAGAGCTCGGCACGAGGTTCTTCGCTACCAACATGGCGAAGGTGCCTCGGGGAGAGACCtacctaacg GGTGTACCTACCAGTTTTTCCTAGAATGCAACCCTCCGAATTTCGGTGGCACGGGAGGTGCCATAGCATTTGTAAAATGGGCTGAGAATGTGGATGTCGTTGTGCGAATGAGTGGTTGCACGCCAGAGCAGCAAGTCCCATACATTTCCGGATTGCTACAAGATGGAGCTCTGTTATGGTGGGACCGTAAGGTTCGAGAGTTGGACGAGGCTGTAGCTTATGCGATGTCATGGAGCGAGCTGAAAGAGATAATGCGAAAGGAGTATTGTTCTCAGAAGGATATCCAAGGGTTGGAATTAGAGTTCAGGGAGCTACAGAAGGAAGGTCCAGATGTGGTAAAGCACGTGAAAAGGCTTTACGATTTGTCGCGAGTCATTCCGTACCTAGTGGAACCCGAGTTGAAGAGAATGGAGCAATCTATTTGGGAATTGACACCTCAGGCCTTGAGCTTGATGATGGCATCGACGCCGCCATCACCCGTGATTGCCCATGTAACAGGACTGGAGCTCACTAAGGAAGCATTTAGGTTGGTGAAACTATCGATTCCGGATGAGAAAAAGGAAACAACAATGGAGACATCTGGGAAGAACAAAAGAAAGCTTGGTAAATCTCAGGGAGGTGATCAGGCAAAAGAAAGGAGaagggccaaaaagggaaagatgtACCTGGGTAATCTACCTAAGTGCGAAGTATGCCAGCGCCATCATAAAGGGAAGTGCAGTAATAGGAAGTGCGACAACTGTGGAAAAAGGGGACAcgacagggaaacgtgttggcagGAGACGAAAAGAGGAAAGGAAGGTTGTAACTGCGGTGGTATGGGGCACCTTGGAaaggattgcccaagggagacTAACCAAGACCACGAAGAAGCATCCAACACCGGAGCTAGTAAGGCCTGCCAGGATCCAGATATGGTCACTGGTACGTTCTTTGTCAACCCAAGGTCTTGCATTCACGTTATTTGA
- the LOC110932828 gene encoding uncharacterized protein LOC110932828, whose amino-acid sequence MADRVNANEDDEARRNEIKAMVVEEVMKAVEASIPRLAQEVEGQVLEIINTSVTTKVEELKEMISELQVKKSFRRCTYKEFMACNPLPYKGEVDPIACQRWISSTEAVFTRSRCEAEDQVMFATGLLQLRAKDWWDAYSKELGDDKVQSLTWQEFKESFLKYYSPQSAIDKIQEDFLRLRQKDETIDEITNKFLERVKFCEEIAGTERQRIVRYHAMLKAEYREFINPSKCATLNELIEWARDREIEIKRQVERGEKRAAEKPTNANPSKKARYQDQSKKGKASGEIPTCKTCGKHHSGECLSGKKGCYKCGREGHPFYRCPENSKACYNCNEPGHVKAECPKLQQGAKRDGKKDEPPKARGRMFQLTSDEAKASPDVVSGIFLVNSMPMNVLFDSGASRSFVSNELLAHPSFKLEKMSIPLEVEVADSKSYLLHDICKNCKIIIEDEEFSIDLVPMYMGEFKVVVGMDWLAQNHAEIQCEKKIIHIITSGGGGNG is encoded by the coding sequence ATGGCCGATAGGGTGAATGCGAATGAGGACGACGAAGCACGCCGAAATGAAATAAAAGCTATGGTTGTGGAAGAAGTAATGAAAGCAGTTGAGGCTAGTATTCCCCGACTAGCTCAAGAAGTCGAAGGGCAAGTATTGGAAATAATTAATACCTCGGTAACTACCAAGGTggaagaattgaaagaaatgattaGCGAATTGCAAGTGAAGAAAAGCTTTCGGCGATGCACATACAAGGAGTTCATGGCATGCAACCCTTTACCATACAAAGGGGAAGTTGATCCGATAGCTTGTCAAAGGTGGATTTCCAGTACCGAGGCAGTGTTTACACGAAGTAGATGTGAAGCGGAGGATCAAGTAATGTTTGCCACGGGCCTTCTACAACTTCgagcaaaagattggtgggacgCATACTCGAAAGAATTGGGGGATGATAAGGTGCAATCGTTAACATGGCAAGAATTCAAGGAGTCATTTCTGAAATATTATAGTCCACAATCCGCAATTGATAAGATTCAGGAAGACTTCTTACGTCTCAGACAAAAGGATGAAACGATTGATGAGATAACAAACAAATTCCTTGAAAGGGTGAAGTTCTGTGAGGAGATAGCGGGGACTGAAAGGCAAAGGATTGTACGTTACCATGCTATGTTAAAGGCTGAATATCGGGAATTTATAAACCCCTCTAAGTGTGCGACGTTAAATGAACTAATTGAATGGGCAAGAGACAGAGAAATTGAGATAAAAAGGCAGGTTGAACGGGGAGAGAAAAGGGCAGCGGAGAAGCCTACCAACGCAAATCCATCGAAAAAGGCAAGGTATCAAGACCAAAGCAAGAAAGGGAAGGCAAGTGGTGAAATTCCGACTTGCAAGACGTGTGGGAAGCATCATTCAGGTGAATGTTTGTCGGGAAAGAAGGGGTGCTACAAATGTGGGCGAGAAGGACATCCGTTTTATAGGTGCCCCGAAAACTCAAAGGCGTGTTACAATTGCAATGAACCGGGGCACGTTAAAGCGGAATGTCCGAAACTCCAACAAGGGGCAAAGAGAGATGGAAAGAAGGACGAGCCCCCCAAGGCTCGCGGAAGGATGTTTCAGCTAACCTCGGATGAAGCTAAAGCAAGCCCGgatgtggtttcaggtatattctTGGTTAATTCTATGCCTAtgaatgttttatttgattccgGGGCTAGTAGGTCATTCGTTTCTAATGAATTGTTAGCTCACCCATCGTTTAAGCTTGAGAAGATGTCAATACCCTTAGAAGTTGAAGTTGCTGATAGTAAAAGCTATTTGTTGCATGATATTTGCAAAAATTGTAAGATAATAATCGAAGATGAGGAATTTAGTATAGACCTTGTTCCAATGTACATGGGGGAATTTAAAGTAgttgtaggaatggattggttagcccAAAATCATGCTGAAATTCAATGTGAAAAGAAAATCATTCATATAATAACCTCGGGGGGGGGGGGAAACGGATAA